AACGGGCAAGCTTGACGGCTTTGCGCCAAACGCCAAGATTGTGCATATCGACATCGATCCTGCGGAAATCGGCAAGATTGTATCGCCTGACATTCCGATCGTAGGCGACGTCAAGACGGTGCTGGAGCAGCTTATTCCCGAAGTCGGACGGGCTGCGAACGCGGACGCCTGGAGAACGCAGATCGCCCAGTGGAAGCTGGATAAGCCGCTTCGTTACAACGATGACGGAAAAGTGCTGAAACCGCAGTGGGTCATCGAGATGATCAATGACACCACGAAGGGCGAAGCGATTGTAACGACGGACGTCGGCCAGCATCAAATGTGGGCGGCGCAGTATTACAAATTCAATCATCCGCGTTCCTGGGTGACTTCCGGCGGCCTCGGAACGATGGGCTTCGGCTTCCCTTCGGCAATTGGCGCGCAAATGGCCAATCCGGAACGGCTTGTGGTGTCGATCAACGGTGACGGCGGCATGCAGATGTGTTCCCAGGAGCTCGCCATCTGCGCCATCCACAACATTCCGATCAAGATCGTCGTTATCAATAACGAGGTGCTCGGCATGGTTCGCCAGTGGCAGAACCTCATTTATGGGAAGCGTTACAGCTATACGGATCTGGCCGGAAGCCCGGACTTCGTGAAGCTGGCTGAAGCTTACGGGGTTAAGGGGCTTCGGGCGACCACGAAGGAAGAAGCAAGGTCGGCATGGCTGGAAGCTCTGGAAACGCCGGGACCGGTATTGGTGGAATTCCTCGTATCGAAGGACGAGAATGTCTATCCGATGGTAACCCAGGGCTCGACCATCGATCAAATGCTGATGGGGGATGAATAACTGTGGCAAGAAATACAATTTCCGTGCTCGTTAACGACCAGCCCGGGGTGCTCCAGCGGGTATCGGGGCTGTTCGGACGGCGAGGCTTTAATATCGAGAGCATTACCGTCGGTCAATCGGAGGAAACCGGACTGTCCCGGATGGTCATTGTGACCTTGGGAGACGAGGAGCAGCTGGAGCAGATTGAGAAGCAGCTCTACAAGCTGATCGACGTCATCAAAGTGGTGGATCTAAGCTCCAAGCCGATGGTCGCCCGCGAGCTGGCGCTGATCAAAGTCAAAGCCGATCCTTCGGAGCGGCCGGAGATCATGGGCGTAGTCGAAACGTTCCGCGCTTCCGTCGTCGATATCGGCAGCACGAGCATGCTCGTACAGGTGGTCGGGGATACTCAGAAGATCGACGCTATGATCGAGCTGCTGAAGCCTTACGGCATCCGGGAACTGTCGCGGACGGGCGTTACCGCAATGATCCGGGGAAATGTGCAGTAGGTCTATTTTACAACTTTAACGAATTGCTGCTTTTTTGCGGTACAATATAATTTATGAACGGCATGCCCGCTAAAGAGCGGGAGCTTGAGGGGAAGGCGAACGATGTATGCCGCTTCTCTTGAAGCACCCGCTCTTTAGATGGGTTCCAAATTAAAGGAGGATTTTGACAATGGCAGTAACAACGTACTATGAGCAGGATGGGGATCTGAGCGTATTAAAAGGTAAAACAATCGCGGTTATCGGTTACGGCAGCCAGGGGCATGCCCAGGCGCAGAACCTGCGTGACAGCGGACTTCAAGTAATTATCGGCCTGCGCGAAGGCAAATCGTTCCAAACCGCAAAGAATGACGGTTTTGAAGTGCTGCCGGTTTCCGAAGCGGTATCCCGCGCGGATGTGGTGCAAATTCTGATGCCTGACGAAACCCAGGCGTCCGTATACAAGAATGAAATCGAACCGAACCTGAAACAAGGCGCGGCGCTCATGTTCTCCCACGGCTTCAACGTGCATTTTGGCCAAATCATTGCTCCGAAGGATTCGGACGTACTGCTGGTTGCTCCTAAGTCTCCTGGACACATGGTTCGCCGCACTTATGAAGAAGGCTTCGGCGTTCCCGGCCTGATCGCCATCGAGCAGGACGCTACAGGCAACGCGAAAGCGATCGGCCTCGCTTATGCCAAAGGCATCGGCTGTACCCGCGCAGGGGTAATCGAGACCTCCTTCCGCGAAGAAACCGAAACCGACCTGTTCGGCGAACAAGCCGTACTGTGCGGCGGTGTAACGGCTCTGATCAAAGCGGGCTTCGAAACGCTGGTTGAAGCCGGCTATGCTCCGGAAATGGCTTACTTCGAGTGCCTGCATGAGATGAAGCTGATCGTTGACCTGATCTATGAAGGAGGCATGGCTACGATGCGCGATTCCATCAGCAACACGGCGGAATACGGCGATTATGTAACCGGCCCCCGCGTCGTAACCGACGAAACGAAGAAAGCGATGAAGGCGGTACTGAGCGACATTCAGCAGGGCAAATTCGCCCGCGACTTCATTCTGGAGAACCAATCCGGCCGTGCATTCCTGACGGCTACGCGCCGCAACGAAGCTGCTCATCCGATCGAGGTTGTCGGCGGACAACTGCGCGAAATGATGGCTTGGATCAAGAAATAAGATTGGCATAACCAGTACCCGGATTCACATATACGGCATTTTGCAAAAATGCTCATAAACGCAAGTCTTTAGGTGCGGCTCCGCTTCATGCGGGCCGCATTTGGAGCGTTTGACGATTACTTTTAAGGAGGTGCCCGGCATGCGAAAAATTTATATTTTCGATACGACGCTGCGTGACGGAGAGCAGTCCCCCGGCGTGAATCTGAATACTCGCGAGAAGCTGGAAATCGCCTACCAGCTGGAGAAGTTGGGTATTGACCGGATGGAGGCGGGATTTCCCGCGGCATCGCCGGGAGATTTGGCCGCGGTCAATGCCGTCGCCCGGGCGGTTAAGAATGTAACGGTCATCGGCCTTTCCAGATCACGGGAAGCGGATATCGATGCCGTCAAGGAGGCGCTTCAGGGCGCGCAGGACCCCTGCATTCACCTGTTCCTCGCGACTTCCCCAATTCACCGGCAGCATAAGCTGCGGATGGATAAGGGGCAGGTGCTGGAGACGGCGCAGGCGGCCATCCGCTATGCGAAGAAGTATTTTTCCAAACTTGAGTTCTCGCTTGAGGATGCGGGGCGGACCGAGCTTGATTTTATGGCCGAGGTGGTCGGCATGGCTGTTCGCGAAGGCGCGAACGTCATCAACATTCCCGATACGGTCGGATATCTGAATCCTTCGGAGTATGGGGCAATCTTCAAGTACTTAAAAGAAAATGTTCCAGATATTGACCGTGTTCAGCTCAGCGCGCACTGTCATAACGATCTGGGAATGGCGACGGCGAACACGCTGGCGGCCATCCAGAACGGGGCGGATCAAATCGAAGGCACGATCAACGGCATCGGCGAACGCGCGGGCAATACGGCGATTGAAGAGGTAGCGATGGCGCTGGAGACGCGAAGCGAGTATTTCGGCGCCAAGACGTCGCTTGTGCTGTCCGAAATTTCCCGTACGAGCCGCCTGGTCAGCAAACTGACCGGTATGGTGGTGCCGGGAAACAAGGCGATTGTCGGCGCAAACGCATTTGCGCATGAGTCTGGTATCCATCAGGACGGCATGCTGAAGGAAAAGACGACGTACGAGATCATGACGCCGGAAACGATCGGTTTGAAGGAGAGCAAGCTGGTGCTGGGCAAGCATTCAGGCCGCCACGCCTTCCGCGACAAACTGAGCGATCTCGGCTACGATCTGCCGGAAGACGAGCTGAATGCGGCGTTCTCCAGATTCAAGGATCTGGCGGACAAGAAAAAAGAAGTATCCGACGAGGATATTCTGGCGCTGCTTGAGGCAAGACTGGTCGATACACCGGAAATCTACAGCCTGCGCACCCTGTATGTCACTTACGGCAATGAAGCAACGCCTACCGCGAAGCTGATTCTGAATGGCCCGTCGGCGGAACCGGTCGTGGCTGTGGCCGAAGGCAACGGCTCGGTTGATGCGATTTATAACGCTATCGATCAAGCAACGGGTGAGGAAG
This region of Paenibacillus sp. URB8-2 genomic DNA includes:
- the ilvC gene encoding ketol-acid reductoisomerase: MAVTTYYEQDGDLSVLKGKTIAVIGYGSQGHAQAQNLRDSGLQVIIGLREGKSFQTAKNDGFEVLPVSEAVSRADVVQILMPDETQASVYKNEIEPNLKQGAALMFSHGFNVHFGQIIAPKDSDVLLVAPKSPGHMVRRTYEEGFGVPGLIAIEQDATGNAKAIGLAYAKGIGCTRAGVIETSFREETETDLFGEQAVLCGGVTALIKAGFETLVEAGYAPEMAYFECLHEMKLIVDLIYEGGMATMRDSISNTAEYGDYVTGPRVVTDETKKAMKAVLSDIQQGKFARDFILENQSGRAFLTATRRNEAAHPIEVVGGQLREMMAWIKK
- a CDS encoding 2-isopropylmalate synthase; this translates as MRKIYIFDTTLRDGEQSPGVNLNTREKLEIAYQLEKLGIDRMEAGFPAASPGDLAAVNAVARAVKNVTVIGLSRSREADIDAVKEALQGAQDPCIHLFLATSPIHRQHKLRMDKGQVLETAQAAIRYAKKYFSKLEFSLEDAGRTELDFMAEVVGMAVREGANVINIPDTVGYLNPSEYGAIFKYLKENVPDIDRVQLSAHCHNDLGMATANTLAAIQNGADQIEGTINGIGERAGNTAIEEVAMALETRSEYFGAKTSLVLSEISRTSRLVSKLTGMVVPGNKAIVGANAFAHESGIHQDGMLKEKTTYEIMTPETIGLKESKLVLGKHSGRHAFRDKLSDLGYDLPEDELNAAFSRFKDLADKKKEVSDEDILALLEARLVDTPEIYSLRTLYVTYGNEATPTAKLILNGPSAEPVVAVAEGNGSVDAIYNAIDQATGEEVKLDDYSIKSVSQGKDAQGEVHVILSQGIVAAAGRGLSTDILEASARAYLDALNKLIEKRKTYTEREDAHL
- the ilvN gene encoding acetolactate synthase small subunit, which gives rise to MARNTISVLVNDQPGVLQRVSGLFGRRGFNIESITVGQSEETGLSRMVIVTLGDEEQLEQIEKQLYKLIDVIKVVDLSSKPMVARELALIKVKADPSERPEIMGVVETFRASVVDIGSTSMLVQVVGDTQKIDAMIELLKPYGIRELSRTGVTAMIRGNVQ